The proteins below come from a single Fibrobacterota bacterium genomic window:
- a CDS encoding methyltransferase: MTSASIPTCLPSDALLARFAPAAPVPGRPDLIAWQARDVFDLWKAWEEESGVKQDIPYWATAWPAARLTAAYLGKHPETAAGKVVLDFGCGGGVAALAAAKAGATRVIANDIDTAALAMAERNAALNGLTLDIEDGNLLTRPPNPEWNVILVADLFYEKSVAGPMLDWLRRALSQGSRVLIADACRPFAPQAGVRLLAEETYATDVDLEGSEARKVRLLELLP; the protein is encoded by the coding sequence ATGACCTCCGCCTCGATACCCACATGCCTGCCTTCGGACGCACTGCTGGCGCGGTTCGCGCCCGCCGCGCCCGTTCCCGGACGCCCGGACCTGATCGCCTGGCAGGCCCGCGACGTATTCGACCTATGGAAAGCCTGGGAAGAAGAGTCGGGCGTGAAACAGGATATCCCTTATTGGGCCACCGCCTGGCCGGCGGCGAGGCTTACGGCCGCCTACCTCGGGAAGCATCCGGAAACGGCGGCGGGGAAGGTGGTCCTGGATTTTGGATGCGGCGGAGGCGTGGCCGCGCTGGCGGCCGCCAAGGCCGGCGCGACCCGCGTGATCGCCAACGATATCGATACCGCCGCCCTGGCCATGGCGGAAAGGAATGCGGCCCTGAACGGCCTGACCCTGGACATCGAAGACGGCAACCTTCTCACGCGTCCGCCCAATCCGGAGTGGAACGTGATTTTGGTCGCGGATCTTTTCTATGAGAAGTCGGTCGCAGGGCCCATGCTGGATTGGCTACGGCGGGCCCTGTCCCAAGGGTCGCGCGTACTCATCGCCGATGCCTGCCGCCCTTTCGCGCCGCAAGCGGGCGTCCGGCTCCTCGCCGAGGAGACCTACGCCACGGACGTGGATCTGGAAGGTTCGGAGGCTCGTAAGGTGCGCCTGCTCGAACTTCTCCCCTGA